A single genomic interval of Xylanivirga thermophila harbors:
- a CDS encoding Asp23/Gls24 family envelope stress response protein, translating into MEVYALVGPSGTGKSYRAISFANEMGILYIIDDGLLIKDNRILAGVSAKKEPTKLAAVRRALFIDSDHAQQVSQAIEMENPPSILVLGTSVNMINKIVAALNLPKVSHIISIYDIASKKEIALAKQQRNEEGKHIIPVPTFEVRKDFSGYFIDALNMFKISPKGRMLQSIEKTVVRPTFSYMGKFYISNSAIQSLIIYSTKNIEGVSRVLKVSVISQEDGVVINIDVEVYYNMKIIDILKEIQRRVEENISWTTGLNIISINVNAKGIVIPEHI; encoded by the coding sequence ATGGAGGTTTATGCATTAGTAGGCCCTAGCGGTACAGGAAAGAGTTATAGGGCTATTTCCTTTGCAAATGAAATGGGCATTTTATACATAATAGATGATGGCTTGCTTATAAAGGATAATAGGATATTGGCGGGAGTTTCGGCTAAAAAGGAGCCTACAAAGCTGGCTGCTGTGCGTAGGGCATTGTTTATTGATTCAGATCATGCACAGCAGGTAAGTCAGGCAATAGAGATGGAAAATCCTCCGTCTATATTGGTACTAGGTACTTCTGTAAATATGATAAATAAGATTGTTGCGGCACTTAATCTGCCCAAAGTAAGTCATATTATATCTATATATGATATAGCATCTAAAAAGGAGATTGCATTGGCTAAACAGCAGCGAAACGAGGAAGGCAAGCATATAATACCTGTGCCTACATTTGAAGTGCGCAAGGATTTTTCCGGATATTTTATAGATGCTCTTAATATGTTTAAAATAAGCCCAAAGGGCAGGATGCTCCAATCTATAGAAAAAACCGTAGTAAGGCCTACTTTTAGCTATATGGGCAAATTTTATATATCCAATTCTGCTATACAATCCCTTATTATCTATAGTACAAAAAATATAGAAGGGGTATCTAGGGTATTAAAGGTATCTGTTATAAGTCAGGAAGATGGGGTTGTAATAAATATAGACGTTGAGGTCTACTATAATATGAAAATAATTGACATCTTAAAGGAGATACAAAGACGGGTAGAAGAGAATATATCATGGACTACCGGTTTGAATATAATAAGTATAAATGTAAATGCAAAGGGTATTGTAATACCTGAGCATATATAG
- a CDS encoding DNA-3-methyladenine glycosylase family protein, producing MKIIAIGDGLIIKSIKDFDPVHTFECGQCFRWNREGEGYVGIVGNKVIKVVAEDEDILLYNATMEDYNILWKKYFDLDRDYGDIKRVLSNDPILAKAITYGWGIRILNQDPWETLISFIISANNGISRIKGIIENICKLYGDRIEWKGRTYYTFPKPDTLANAKIEDLRGCSCGYRAEYIKATSQMVADGTIDLHGISNMPYERAHKELLRCIGVGPKVADCILLFSMEKGEAFPVDVWVRRVMEYFYLKDGATPKKIKAFSAEKFGELAGYAQQYLFYYAREKKIGV from the coding sequence ATGAAAATAATAGCTATAGGCGATGGTCTAATTATAAAAAGCATAAAAGATTTTGACCCCGTACATACCTTTGAATGTGGGCAGTGTTTTAGATGGAACAGGGAAGGGGAAGGCTATGTTGGCATAGTAGGTAATAAGGTTATAAAGGTAGTTGCAGAGGATGAAGATATATTATTGTATAATGCTACAATGGAAGATTATAATATATTATGGAAGAAATATTTTGATTTGGACAGGGATTATGGTGACATAAAAAGGGTTCTTTCCAATGACCCCATATTGGCAAAAGCCATTACCTATGGTTGGGGCATAAGGATACTTAATCAAGATCCTTGGGAAACCCTTATTTCGTTTATAATATCCGCAAATAATGGGATATCAAGGATAAAAGGCATAATAGAAAATATTTGCAAGCTTTATGGAGATAGGATTGAATGGAAAGGTAGAACATATTATACATTTCCTAAACCTGATACTTTAGCTAATGCGAAGATAGAGGATTTGCGAGGATGTAGTTGTGGGTATAGGGCAGAATACATAAAGGCTACCTCACAGATGGTAGCAGATGGTACAATCGATTTGCATGGGATAAGCAATATGCCATATGAGAGGGCCCATAAAGAACTGCTAAGATGTATTGGAGTAGGGCCTAAGGTAGCAGATTGTATATTGCTTTTTTCTATGGAAAAGGGAGAGGCTTTCCCAGTGGATGTATGGGTAAGGAGAGTAATGGAATATTTTTATCTAAAAGATGGTGCTACTCCTAAGAAAATAAAAGCATTTTCTGCAGAAAAGTTTGGTGAATTAGCGGGTTATGCACAACAATATCTTTTTTATTATGCTAGGGAGAAAAAAATAGGGGTATAA
- the guaB gene encoding IMP dehydrogenase — MIDKFAKEGLTFDDVLLVPQRSEVLPKDVDLSTNLTKKIRLNVPIISAAMDTVTEARLAIAIAREGGIGIIHKNMSIQEQAEQVDKVKRSEHGVIVDPFFLSPDHLISDAVALMSKYRISGVPITENGKLVGIITNRDIRFETDFTRKIKEVMTSKNLITAPEGTTLEEAQETLKKYKIEKLPIVDGQGMLKGLITIKDIEKTIRYPNSAKDENGRLLVGAGVGVTHDTMERVEALVNAKVDVIAVDTAHGHSVGVLHTVEKIKNKYPDLQIIAGNVATPEATRDLIKAGADCIKVGIGPGSICTTRVVAGIGVPQMTAVYECAQEADKYDIPIIADGGIKYSGDIPKAIGAGASVIMIGSLLAGTEESPGEIEIYQGRSFKVYRGMGSMAAMAQGSKDRYFQEDAKKLVPEGVEGRVPYKGPVSETIFQLVGGLRAGMGYCGAPDIEHLRKNAQFIRITNAGLNESHPHDIYITKEAPNYSVRG, encoded by the coding sequence ATTATTGATAAATTCGCAAAGGAAGGGCTAACATTTGATGATGTTTTGCTTGTGCCTCAAAGATCAGAAGTACTTCCAAAGGATGTAGATCTATCTACAAACCTTACTAAGAAAATAAGACTTAACGTTCCAATTATTAGTGCTGCAATGGATACAGTCACTGAAGCAAGGTTAGCAATTGCCATAGCGCGGGAAGGTGGCATTGGAATAATCCATAAAAACATGTCAATACAGGAGCAGGCAGAACAGGTTGATAAGGTAAAAAGGTCAGAACATGGAGTAATAGTAGATCCATTCTTCCTATCACCTGATCATTTAATATCAGATGCTGTGGCATTGATGTCTAAATACAGGATATCAGGAGTACCAATCACAGAAAATGGTAAATTGGTTGGTATCATAACAAATAGAGATATAAGATTTGAAACAGATTTTACCAGAAAGATAAAGGAGGTTATGACCTCTAAAAATCTTATTACTGCACCTGAGGGTACTACGTTAGAGGAAGCCCAGGAAACGCTTAAAAAATATAAAATAGAAAAGTTGCCCATTGTAGATGGACAAGGTATGCTAAAGGGTCTTATAACCATAAAGGATATAGAAAAGACCATCAGATATCCAAATTCTGCCAAGGATGAAAATGGACGATTATTGGTAGGAGCAGGTGTAGGTGTAACTCACGATACCATGGAGAGGGTTGAAGCCTTGGTAAATGCAAAGGTAGATGTTATAGCAGTAGACACTGCCCATGGTCATTCAGTAGGAGTTTTGCATACTGTAGAAAAGATAAAAAACAAATATCCAGATTTGCAGATAATAGCCGGGAATGTAGCTACACCTGAAGCCACAAGAGATCTTATAAAAGCCGGTGCTGACTGCATAAAAGTAGGAATAGGTCCAGGATCCATTTGTACTACTAGAGTGGTAGCAGGTATAGGCGTACCTCAGATGACTGCCGTATATGAATGTGCTCAGGAAGCTGATAAATATGATATACCCATAATTGCAGATGGGGGGATAAAATATTCTGGTGATATACCAAAGGCTATAGGCGCAGGAGCCAGCGTTATAATGATAGGTAGCTTGCTTGCCGGTACTGAAGAGAGTCCAGGCGAGATTGAGATCTATCAAGGTAGAAGCTTTAAGGTCTATAGAGGTATGGGATCCATGGCAGCTATGGCTCAAGGAAGTAAGGATAGATATTTCCAGGAGGATGCTAAAAAGCTGGTACCTGAAGGCGTTGAGGGTAGAGTACCCTACAAAGGACCAGTATCGGAAACTATATTCCAGCTTGTAGGAGGCTTAAGGGCTGGTATGGGGTATTGTGGTGCTCCAGATATAGAACATCTACGTAAAAATGCCCAGTTTATACGTATTACCAATGCGGGACTTAATGAGAGCCATCCACATGATATATATATTACAAAAGAGGCACCCAATTACAGCGTAAGGGGGTAG
- the guaA gene encoding glutamine-hydrolyzing GMP synthase has product MKQEVILVLDFGGQYSELIARRVREEQVYCEILPYDTALEVIKGKNPKGIILTGGPSSVANPDSPKCGMEIFELGVPVLGICYGAQLIAHLFGGQVEKAPQREYGKCMVEWDVNAKLFEGLDDKSVCWMSHTDYIKTLPSGFNNTAHTEKCPVAAFEDSNRGIYAVQFHPEVTHTELGQKVIRNFIFNICKCSGDWTTQNFVDRSIDEIKSQVGDGKVLCALSGGVDSSVAAVMVHKAVGDQLTCIFVDHGLLRKDEADQVERVFKDKFHLNLIRVDAQDRFLDRLKGVTDPETKRKIIGEEFIRVFEEEAKKLGKVDFLVQGTIYPDVIESGTGRSATIKSHHNVGGLPENVDFREIIEPLRNLFKDEVRRVGEQMGIPQEIVWRQPFPGPGLAVRVIGDITREKLDILREADAIFREEIANAHLDREIWQYFAVLTGMRSVGVMGDERTYDYTIALRAVNSIDGMTADWAKIPHDVLQTVSNRIVNEVNHVNRVVYDITSKPPATIEWE; this is encoded by the coding sequence ATGAAGCAAGAAGTTATTCTAGTATTGGATTTTGGTGGTCAATACAGTGAATTGATCGCCAGAAGGGTAAGGGAAGAACAGGTCTATTGTGAAATACTGCCATATGATACAGCTTTGGAAGTTATAAAGGGCAAAAATCCAAAAGGCATAATACTTACAGGCGGCCCATCAAGCGTTGCCAATCCGGATTCTCCAAAATGTGGCATGGAGATATTTGAATTAGGTGTGCCTGTCTTAGGAATTTGCTATGGTGCACAGCTCATTGCACATCTATTTGGTGGACAAGTAGAGAAGGCTCCTCAGCGGGAATATGGTAAGTGCATGGTAGAGTGGGATGTAAATGCAAAACTGTTTGAAGGCTTAGATGATAAAAGTGTATGTTGGATGAGTCATACCGATTATATAAAAACATTGCCTAGTGGTTTTAATAATACTGCCCATACTGAAAAATGCCCTGTTGCAGCTTTTGAAGATAGCAATAGAGGCATATATGCAGTTCAATTTCATCCTGAGGTTACCCATACGGAATTGGGTCAAAAAGTGATTAGAAACTTTATATTTAATATATGCAAATGTTCAGGGGATTGGACTACACAAAATTTTGTGGATCGATCAATAGATGAGATAAAAAGTCAGGTAGGAGATGGGAAGGTACTTTGTGCCTTGTCTGGTGGTGTTGATAGTTCTGTAGCAGCAGTGATGGTGCATAAGGCAGTAGGTGATCAGCTTACATGCATATTTGTGGATCACGGTCTTTTGCGTAAGGACGAAGCGGATCAGGTAGAACGGGTATTTAAGGATAAGTTTCATTTAAATCTTATCCGGGTAGATGCCCAGGATAGATTCCTGGATCGGTTAAAAGGTGTGACTGATCCTGAAACCAAACGTAAGATTATAGGTGAAGAATTTATAAGGGTATTTGAAGAAGAGGCTAAAAAGCTTGGTAAAGTAGACTTTTTGGTGCAGGGTACCATATATCCCGATGTTATAGAGAGTGGTACCGGCAGATCAGCCACCATAAAGAGCCATCACAATGTTGGTGGACTCCCGGAAAATGTCGATTTTAGAGAGATAATAGAGCCTTTGAGAAATCTATTTAAGGATGAAGTAAGGCGTGTAGGCGAGCAGATGGGTATTCCCCAGGAAATAGTATGGCGTCAGCCCTTCCCTGGTCCTGGTCTGGCAGTGCGTGTAATAGGGGATATTACTAGGGAAAAGCTAGATATATTAAGGGAAGCCGATGCTATTTTTAGAGAAGAGATAGCAAATGCCCATTTAGATAGGGAGATCTGGCAGTATTTTGCCGTACTGACTGGTATGCGCAGTGTAGGCGTTATGGGAGATGAGAGGACATATGATTATACAATAGCTCTAAGGGCGGTTAACAGTATAGATGGTATGACTGCCGATTGGGCAAAGATCCCCCATGATGTATTGCAAACCGTATCAAATCGGATAGTAAATGAAGTCAATCATGTAAATAGGGTAGTATATGATATCACCAGCAAACCACCGGCTACTATTGAGTGGGAATAG